A genomic stretch from Planctomycetota bacterium includes:
- the cas6 gene encoding CRISPR system precrRNA processing endoribonuclease RAMP protein Cas6 codes for MNSSASLAEELKALLSEVRVLPRRLSLDTPGVRATVPMLRGVWGAALRALDPVAYRVVFEGIGPVHDRTPAYVLRPAPPDPADAPAVEWIGLGGAREHDLSLLRAWDVASGMGLGPARRRFRIRSIRLAGPTGALLPENAEASGWPVSEAAWLPGADPGAVPCRLCCPAPLRLIRRGVLVAAPTLADITAAAARRLGALLASFARPRLADLQPRLLEVARDIPAEHWHGGPLDLIRYSGRQKAELEFRGVAGHLDLPAGAGALWPLLAAMQWLHVGKGTVVGMGQLTAAPLGP; via the coding sequence GTGAACAGTAGTGCGTCCCTCGCCGAGGAATTGAAAGCGCTGCTCTCCGAGGTGCGCGTCCTGCCCAGGCGACTGTCGCTGGACACTCCCGGGGTGCGGGCCACGGTGCCCATGCTGCGCGGCGTGTGGGGCGCCGCTCTGCGTGCCTTGGACCCTGTGGCCTACCGCGTTGTCTTCGAGGGAATCGGCCCCGTGCACGACCGGACGCCAGCCTACGTGCTTCGCCCTGCGCCGCCCGACCCTGCCGACGCGCCAGCGGTCGAATGGATTGGCCTTGGTGGCGCCCGCGAACACGACCTCAGCCTGCTTCGTGCCTGGGACGTGGCCTCGGGCATGGGACTGGGGCCGGCACGCAGGCGCTTCCGCATCCGATCCATCCGGCTCGCCGGCCCAACGGGCGCCTTGCTGCCGGAGAATGCCGAGGCCAGTGGCTGGCCGGTCTCGGAGGCGGCATGGCTGCCAGGGGCCGACCCGGGCGCGGTCCCTTGCCGCCTCTGTTGCCCGGCGCCCCTGCGGCTGATTCGCCGGGGCGTCTTGGTGGCCGCCCCGACGCTCGCGGACATCACCGCTGCGGCGGCGCGCCGCCTCGGGGCGCTGCTGGCTTCTTTCGCGCGCCCGAGGCTGGCCGACCTGCAACCCCGGCTCCTCGAAGTCGCCAGGGACATTCCCGCCGAGCACTGGCATGGCGGGCCGTTGGACCTCATTCGCTATTCGGGCAGGCAGAAGGCCGAGTTGGAGTTCCGGGGCGTGGCGGGGCACCTTGACCTGCCCGCCGGTGCGGGCGCTCTATGGCCCTTGCTCGCCGCGATGCAGTGGCTGCACGTCGGCAAGGGAACCGTGGTTGGAATGGGGCAGCTCACTGCTGCCCCCCTGGGGCCATAG